The sequence ATAAAAGGGTAAGAGTTAATATAAACGACGGGATCGAGTATGTTAAAAATTTGGAATCTAATAATTATGATGTTATTATAGTAGATTCAACAGACCCGGTAGGCCCTGCTGAAGGGTTATTTACTTTGGATTTCTACAAACATGTATTTAAAAGCTTAACAGATGATGGAATTTTAATAGCTCAAACGGAATCCCCTTTTTTTAACAGAAGTCTAATAAAAAGGGTTTACAAAAACATCAGTACCATATTCCCTATCGCAAAACTATTCCTAGCTAATATCCCAACATACCCGAGTGGGTTATGGAGTTTCACTATAGGGTCAAAAAAATATGACCCTGTATCTACAAATCTTCAGGACAAATATGATATAGATTGTAAGTATTACACCAAGGAACTTCATCGTTCATGTTTTGTTCTCCCAAAATTTGTGCAGGAACTATTAAAATAACGAAAACGGGGGAATTAAAATATATGTTAAAAAAGTTTATCTGTTGTAAAAAGGGCTTTATAGGTTGCTCTGATTCATATAAAGATAGCAAGGTAGTCATAATAGGGGCTCCTATGGATTTAACAGTAAGCTTTAGACCGGGGGCACGAATGGGACCATCAAAAATTCGAGAAGTTTCTTATGGGCTAGAAGAATTCAGTATGTATTCGATGGATTCACTAAATAACAAAAGTTATTACGATGCAGGAGACTTAGAACTGCCTTTGGGAAATGTAATAGAGAGCATGAAAACTATAAAAGAAGCATCAAACTGTATTTTGGAAAATGGCAAAATACCCTTTTTTATTGGGGGCGAACATTTAATTAGTCTGCCCGTAATCGAAGCAGTATCACAAAAATATAAAGACCTGGTTGTAATTCACTTTGATGCCCATGCTGACTTAAGAAAGGATTTTATGGGAGAAAAATACTCCCATGCTACCGTTATGAGAAGGGTAGCCGAGCTTATAGGGGGAAAAAATATTTACCAGTTCGGAATCAGATCGAGTACTGAGGATGAATTACATTATGCCAGAGAAAATACAAATTTCTATCCCTTTTCTTTTATGGGTCATATAAAGGAAGTATTTAAGGAACTAAAACAAAAACCGATATACGTTTCTCTTGATATAGATGTTGTTGACCCGGCTTATGCTCCTGGAACAGGAACCCCGGAACCAGGCGGATGTACAGCGGCTGAAATATTAGAAGTAACATTACTTCTCGGAGATTTAAATATAGTAGGTATGGATTTAGTAGAAGTATCTCCTATGTTCGACCTTTCGGAAAGGACATCCCTTTTAGCGGCAAAGGTCATTAGAGAAATGCTCATCCGCATGGGATAACAAGGTTGTTAAAGGGGGATTTACGATGTCTGTCAGATTAAAAAGAGCTCTTGATTTTGCAAAGGATATAGTAAAAGGAGTTATAGAAGACGGAGATATTGTTGTAGATTGCACAGCAGGAAACGGTAAAGATACCCTCTTTTTAGCTGAATTGGTAGGAACCAGGGGTAAGGTTTATGCCTTTGATATTCAGAATGTAGCTATAGAAAATACCCGAAAGGCCCTTATCGATAAAGGGTTTATAGATAGGGTAACTCTTATCTGTGACGGTCACGAACATATTTTAAAATACGTAAGGGATAAGATAACTTGTGCTGTATTTAATTTAGGATATTTGCCAGGTGGAAACCGCAATATTATAACGGTCCCTGATAAAGTAATTAAAGCAATAAAAAGCTGTCTTGAGCTTTTACTCCCGGGAGGGATAATTTCAATCGTGTCATATACGGGTCATCCGGGAGGAAAAGAGGAATTGGAAGCCATTATTCAGTTTTTAAAGACATTAGATCAAAAAAAATATGCAGTAGCTAATTACAGGTTTTTAAATCAAAAAAATGATCCACCTCAACTTATAATTATCGAAAAGGGACGAGGTGAGAGAAATTGGCAGCAATATTAAATATAGATAATATAGTTTTTAGATATGGTTCC is a genomic window of Koleobacter methoxysyntrophicus containing:
- the speE gene encoding polyamine aminopropyltransferase, translated to MDLWFTEKQTKNVNFTCRIARTLHTETSKFQNIAVLETEEFGKMLVLDGTVQTTVEDEFIYHEMITHIPLYTHPNPKMVLVIGGGDGGTIREILKHPSVELVVLVEIDERVVEVSKMFLPEISSALNDKRVRVNINDGIEYVKNLESNNYDVIIVDSTDPVGPAEGLFTLDFYKHVFKSLTDDGILIAQTESPFFNRSLIKRVYKNISTIFPIAKLFLANIPTYPSGLWSFTIGSKKYDPVSTNLQDKYDIDCKYYTKELHRSCFVLPKFVQELLK
- the speB gene encoding agmatinase, with the protein product MLKKFICCKKGFIGCSDSYKDSKVVIIGAPMDLTVSFRPGARMGPSKIREVSYGLEEFSMYSMDSLNNKSYYDAGDLELPLGNVIESMKTIKEASNCILENGKIPFFIGGEHLISLPVIEAVSQKYKDLVVIHFDAHADLRKDFMGEKYSHATVMRRVAELIGGKNIYQFGIRSSTEDELHYARENTNFYPFSFMGHIKEVFKELKQKPIYVSLDIDVVDPAYAPGTGTPEPGGCTAAEILEVTLLLGDLNIVGMDLVEVSPMFDLSERTSLLAAKVIREMLIRMG
- a CDS encoding tRNA (mnm(5)s(2)U34)-methyltransferase, translating into MSVRLKRALDFAKDIVKGVIEDGDIVVDCTAGNGKDTLFLAELVGTRGKVYAFDIQNVAIENTRKALIDKGFIDRVTLICDGHEHILKYVRDKITCAVFNLGYLPGGNRNIITVPDKVIKAIKSCLELLLPGGIISIVSYTGHPGGKEELEAIIQFLKTLDQKKYAVANYRFLNQKNDPPQLIIIEKGRGERNWQQY